One segment of Theobroma cacao cultivar B97-61/B2 chromosome 9, Criollo_cocoa_genome_V2, whole genome shotgun sequence DNA contains the following:
- the LOC18588476 gene encoding nudix hydrolase 8, with the protein MEMMAAEVGLQQSSGFYCQQFPRVPRTSWTQNCIFPGLSKGFLRKSSLSMSSSAQFRSCHVPSINGGTMLKRKGIHVVSSDLASPGLAVELLDAWDDEYNGVIIDTECLPSSANAFASALLASLTNWKLKGKSGIWLKILSEQADLVPIAIQEGFDYHHAEPGYVMLTYWIPDEPCLLPGSPSHQIGIAGFVITDKKEVLVVKEKCPCSCSGVWKLPTGYINKYEDIFSGAVREVKEETGVDTIFQEMVAFRHAHRVAFEKSDLLFVCMLKPLSSDIIVDEKEIQDAKWMPLGEFIEQPFYQEDHMSRKMIEICTAAHEDRYDGFTAQQLISKLDGRVTYLYYKG; encoded by the exons ATGGAAATGATGGCAGCAGAGGTGGGTCTCCAGCAGTCTTCAGGATTTTATTGCCAGCAATTTCCAAGAGTGCCTAGAACTTCATGGACGCAGAATTGCATTTTTCCAGGGCTGTCAAAGG GTTTTTTGAGGAAGTCGTCACTCTCAATGTCCTCCAGCGCCCAATTTCGTTCCTGTCATGTGCCATCTATTAATGGCGGCACGATGCTaaagcggaaaggcattcatGTCGTGTCTTCTGATCTGGCATCACCAGGCTTGGCAGTGGAGTTGCTTGATGCATGGGATGATGAATATAATGGGGTCATCATCGACACAGAATGCTTACCCTCAAGTGCAAACGCTTTTGCGTCTGCCCTTCTTGCTTCTCTAACCAACTGGAAGCTGAAG GGGAAAAGTGGTATATGGCTCAAGATATTGTCAGAGCAAGCTGATCTTGTTCCAATTGCAATTCAG GAGGGTTTTGACTACCACCACGCAGAACCAGGTTATGTTATGCTGACTTACTGGATTCCAGACGAACCTTGCCTGCTCCCTGGCAGCCCTTCTCATCAAATTGGCATAGCAGGATTTGTCATTACTGACAAAAAAGAG GTCCTCGTTGTGAAAGAGAAATGCCCTTGCAGTTGCTCTGGGGTATGGAAATTGCCTACTGGCTATATCAATAAG TATGAAGATATATTTTCTGGAGCTGTAAGAGAAGTGAAAGAAGAAACTGGT GTGGATACAATTTTCCAGGAAATGGTTGCTTTCAG ACATGCGCATCGGGTGGCTTTTGAGAAGTCGGATTTGCTCTTCGTCTGCATGCTAAAGCCCTTATCTTCAGATATCATAGTCGATGAGAAGGAAATTCAAGACGCTAAG TGGATGCCCCTTGGAGAATTCATTGAGCAGCCATTTTACCAAGAAGATCACATGTCGAGAAAGATGATCGAAATCTGCACCGCGGCACATGAAGATCGCTACGATGGATTCACTGCTCAACAGCTGATATCGAAACTTGATGGAAGAGTTACTTACCTTTATTACAAAGGGTGA